A genome region from Thermomonospora amylolytica includes the following:
- a CDS encoding NADH-quinone oxidoreductase subunit J family protein, which translates to MTAQEIVFTLLGVVAVGSAIMVVTTRQLVHAALWLVVSFGALAGAYLLLTAEFVAWVQVLIYVGAVVVLLLFGIMLTRAPIGRLPRSGEDDPLDSGNRWVALAVALATAGVLVTVLVRGFKDAFIELEAGGGGAEPLGASLFRTWVLPFEVLSVLLLAALVGAIVLSRTDIGPKDREGGR; encoded by the coding sequence GTGACCGCGCAGGAGATCGTGTTCACGCTGCTCGGGGTGGTCGCCGTGGGGTCGGCGATCATGGTGGTGACCACCCGGCAACTGGTGCACGCGGCGCTGTGGCTGGTGGTGTCGTTCGGCGCGCTCGCCGGCGCCTACCTGCTGCTGACCGCGGAGTTCGTGGCCTGGGTACAGGTGCTGATCTACGTCGGCGCGGTGGTGGTGCTGCTGTTGTTCGGGATCATGCTGACCCGCGCGCCGATCGGCCGGCTGCCCCGCAGCGGCGAGGACGACCCGCTGGACTCCGGCAACCGGTGGGTGGCGCTGGCGGTCGCGCTGGCCACCGCCGGGGTGCTGGTCACCGTGCTGGTCCGGGGCTTCAAGGACGCGTTCATCGAACTGGAGGCCGGGGGCGGCGGGGCCGAGCCGCTGGGCGCGAGCCTGTTCCGCACCTGGGTGCTGCCGTTCGAGGTGCTGTCGGTGCTGCTGCTGGCCGCGCTGGTCGGCGCGATCGTGCTGTCGCGCACCGACATCGGCCCCAAGGACCGGGAGGGCGGGCGCTGA
- the nuoB gene encoding NADH-quinone oxidoreductase subunit NuoB, which translates to MSTVDLPPPGVGPLSRLAPKPIKFVLNWGRRYSLWVFNFGLACCAIEFIATSMSRHDFIRLGVIPFAPGPRQADLMVVSGTVTDKMAPAVRRLYEQMPEPKYVISFGACSNCGGPYWDSYCVTKGVDQIIPVDVYVPGCPPRPEALLQGIIRLQDKIAGESLGDRYSRDGEPVAPAPPPRQMQATVLRRPLQPPPQPPAVPPDAESPTQTVPIVPADAAPAAPTTRLPADVPDETPAKPSVDPDAPTAGLPVQDEADETAEVPAKPSVDPDAPTAGLPVQGKADETAEAPAKPSVSPDAPTAGLPVQDEQGEADETAEAPAKPSVDPDAPTTQMPVAGVPDETSARPSTDEAGGAAAQAPADPDAPTTQLPVVGVPEKETRPEKVRGVEPADGEEPTVQLPVAGDDTDFLVERTDAHPAVPVEEDAEDHGGSGDDLSFIPGFDLPERPEDEDDGRDGRDGGRRR; encoded by the coding sequence GTGAGCACCGTAGATCTGCCGCCCCCCGGCGTCGGGCCGCTGTCCCGGCTGGCCCCCAAGCCGATCAAGTTCGTGCTCAACTGGGGCCGGCGCTACTCGCTGTGGGTGTTCAACTTCGGCCTGGCCTGCTGCGCCATCGAGTTCATCGCCACCTCGATGAGCCGGCACGACTTCATCCGGCTGGGCGTCATCCCGTTCGCCCCCGGCCCCCGGCAGGCCGACCTGATGGTGGTGTCGGGCACCGTCACCGACAAGATGGCGCCCGCCGTGCGCCGGCTGTACGAGCAGATGCCCGAGCCCAAGTACGTGATCTCGTTCGGGGCCTGCTCCAACTGCGGCGGCCCGTACTGGGACTCCTACTGCGTGACCAAGGGCGTCGACCAGATCATCCCGGTGGACGTCTACGTCCCCGGCTGCCCGCCCCGCCCCGAGGCCCTGCTGCAGGGCATCATCCGCCTCCAGGACAAGATCGCCGGGGAGTCCCTGGGCGACCGCTACTCGCGCGACGGCGAACCCGTCGCCCCCGCCCCGCCCCCGCGCCAGATGCAGGCCACCGTCCTGCGCCGTCCCCTCCAGCCGCCCCCGCAGCCCCCGGCCGTCCCCCCGGACGCCGAGTCCCCCACCCAGACCGTCCCGATCGTCCCGGCGGACGCCGCCCCGGCCGCTCCGACGACCCGGCTCCCGGCGGACGTTCCGGACGAGACTCCCGCGAAGCCGTCCGTCGATCCGGATGCCCCGACCGCCGGTCTGCCGGTGCAGGACGAGGCCGATGAGACCGCCGAGGTCCCGGCGAAGCCGTCCGTGGACCCCGATGCGCCGACCGCGGGTCTGCCGGTGCAGGGCAAGGCCGATGAGACCGCCGAGGCTCCGGCGAAGCCGTCCGTGAGTCCGGATGCCCCGACCGCAGGTCTGCCGGTGCAGGACGAGCAGGGCGAGGCCGATGAGACCGCCGAGGCTCCGGCGAAGCCGTCCGTGGATCCCGATGCGCCGACCACACAGATGCCGGTGGCGGGCGTTCCGGACGAGACTTCCGCCCGGCCGTCCACCGATGAGGCGGGAGGGGCCGCCGCGCAGGCGCCGGCCGATCCGGACGCGCCGACGACGCAGTTGCCCGTGGTGGGCGTTCCGGAGAAGGAGACCCGGCCCGAGAAGGTGCGCGGGGTGGAGCCCGCGGACGGGGAGGAGCCGACGGTCCAGTTGCCGGTGGCGGGCGACGACACGGACTTCCTGGTGGAACGGACCGACGCCCATCCGGCGGTGCCGGTCGAGGAGGACGCCGAAGACCACGGCGGGTCCGGCGACGACCTGTCGTTCATCCCCGGCTTCGACCTTCCCGAGCGCCCGGAGGACGAGGACGACGGCCGCGACGGCCGTGACGGCGGGCGGCGCCGGTGA
- a CDS encoding NuoI/complex I 23 kDa subunit family protein, whose product MTRRSITRQYPEVQPDLPPRSRGVIALLEENCTVCMLCARECPDWCIYIDSHKETLPAEGGGRPRTRNVLDRFAIDFALCMYCGICVEVCPFDALFWSPEFEYAEYDINELTHEKDRLREWMWTVPPPQAHDPAAEPPKEVSAAEKAAQRAGRGGR is encoded by the coding sequence ATGACGCGGCGTTCCATCACGCGCCAGTACCCGGAGGTGCAGCCCGACCTGCCTCCGCGCAGCCGGGGGGTGATCGCGCTGCTGGAGGAGAACTGCACGGTCTGCATGCTGTGCGCGCGCGAGTGCCCCGACTGGTGCATCTACATCGACTCGCACAAGGAGACGCTGCCCGCCGAGGGCGGCGGCCGTCCGCGCACCCGCAACGTCCTGGACCGCTTCGCGATCGACTTCGCGCTGTGCATGTACTGCGGGATCTGCGTGGAGGTCTGCCCGTTCGACGCGCTGTTCTGGTCGCCGGAGTTCGAGTACGCCGAGTACGACATCAACGAGCTGACCCACGAGAAGGACCGGCTGCGCGAGTGGATGTGGACGGTGCCGCCGCCGCAGGCCCACGACCCGGCCGCGGAGCCCCCCAAGGAGGTCTCCGCCGCCGAGAAGGCGGCGCAGCGCGCGGGACGGGGCGGCCGGTGA
- the nuoH gene encoding NADH-quinone oxidoreductase subunit NuoH: MLELVVKLVLLAAAFAVLPLLVGQAEHKIMAHMQGRLGPMYAGAFHGWAQLVADGVKFAQKEDVIPRAADRRIFKLAPAVALVPYLVVLVVVPIGPGGQVVLDLGPGLFFALAVMGVGVIGAIMAGWASANKYSLLGGMRVAAQLMSYELPMVFAAASVAMAAGTLSLTGIVEEWRWWWLPWQAVGAVVFFVAGLAELRRPPFDMPVADSEIIFGPYTEYGGLRFALFLLAEYAGIVVLSALTTVLFLGGWNGPFLETELGWLWTLLKVFALSFVVIWLRVSYPRLREDQLQRLAWAWLVPLSLAQLALTGVVKIAMA; the protein is encoded by the coding sequence ATGCTTGAGCTGGTCGTCAAGCTGGTGCTGCTGGCGGCGGCGTTCGCGGTGCTGCCGCTGCTGGTGGGACAGGCCGAGCACAAGATCATGGCGCACATGCAGGGGCGGCTCGGCCCCATGTACGCCGGCGCCTTCCACGGCTGGGCGCAGCTCGTCGCCGACGGGGTGAAGTTCGCCCAGAAGGAGGACGTCATCCCGCGCGCCGCCGACCGGCGGATCTTCAAGCTGGCTCCGGCGGTGGCGCTGGTGCCCTATCTGGTCGTGCTGGTCGTGGTGCCGATCGGGCCCGGCGGCCAGGTCGTGCTGGACCTGGGCCCGGGGCTGTTCTTCGCGCTGGCGGTGATGGGCGTCGGCGTGATCGGCGCGATCATGGCGGGCTGGGCCAGCGCCAACAAGTACTCGCTGCTCGGCGGCATGCGGGTGGCCGCCCAGCTGATGTCCTACGAGCTGCCGATGGTGTTCGCGGCGGCCTCGGTGGCGATGGCGGCCGGGACTCTGTCGCTGACCGGCATCGTCGAGGAGTGGCGCTGGTGGTGGCTGCCGTGGCAGGCGGTCGGCGCGGTGGTGTTCTTCGTCGCGGGCCTGGCCGAGCTGCGCCGCCCCCCGTTCGACATGCCGGTGGCCGACTCGGAGATCATCTTCGGCCCCTACACCGAGTACGGCGGCCTGCGGTTCGCGCTGTTCCTGCTGGCCGAGTACGCCGGGATCGTGGTGCTGTCGGCGCTGACCACCGTGCTGTTCCTGGGCGGCTGGAACGGCCCGTTCCTGGAGACCGAGCTGGGCTGGCTGTGGACCCTGCTCAAGGTCTTCGCCCTGTCGTTCGTCGTCATCTGGCTGCGGGTCAGCTACCCGCGGCTGCGCGAGGACCAGCTCCAGCGCCTGGCCTGGGCCTGGCTGGTCCCGCTGTCCCTGGCCCAGCTCGCCCTCACCGGCGTCGTCAAGATCGCGATGGCCTGA
- a CDS encoding NADH-quinone oxidoreductase subunit A: protein MEGYFESYMVVVVLLLLGAGIVGGGLAANRMLRPHRPTAEKLTTYECGVDPVGEGWAQSYVRYYVFAYLYVVFAVDAVFLFPWATVFAAPGFGTTTLVEMFVFLGFLFTGLVYAGRKGVLSWV from the coding sequence GTGGAGGGTTACTTCGAGTCGTACATGGTCGTCGTGGTGCTCCTGCTCCTGGGCGCCGGCATCGTCGGCGGGGGCCTGGCGGCCAACCGGATGCTCCGGCCGCACCGCCCCACCGCGGAGAAGCTGACGACCTACGAGTGCGGCGTCGACCCGGTCGGCGAAGGGTGGGCGCAGTCCTACGTGCGGTACTACGTCTTCGCCTACCTGTACGTGGTCTTCGCCGTCGATGCCGTCTTCCTCTTCCCGTGGGCCACGGTGTTCGCCGCCCCTGGTTTTGGGACGACGACTCTGGTGGAAATGTTCGTTTTCCTGGGCTTCCTGTTCACCGGGCTGGTCTACGCGGGCCGCAAGGGCGTGCTGTCCTGGGTCTGA
- a CDS encoding putative leader peptide, whose translation MRTKAPADPAGLDAPAVSAALPALVRRLHVDLCRLASCLCRARA comes from the coding sequence GTGAGAACCAAGGCGCCGGCGGACCCGGCGGGGCTGGACGCCCCGGCGGTCTCCGCCGCGCTCCCGGCACTGGTGCGCCGGCTGCACGTGGACCTGTGCCGGCTGGCCAGCTGCCTGTGTCGCGCCCGCGCGTGA
- a CDS encoding NADH-quinone oxidoreductase subunit C: protein MSAVDPAAAWAERFGEDAVLSDSFGQQVVDVPAVSWLAALDFARTELGCDYFDWLTAVDELEEGFRVVAHVYSMQTRLHLLIRTLVSRRNPLLPSVTGVYRGAAWHERETYEMFGVVFDGHPDLRPLLLPDGFQGNPLRKDFVLAARVAKPWPGAKEPGESGGAPSRRRVRPPGVPEDWGPAAAQAPRAGSPGEPGRPARRPRGSEDAERPERGPRGVDGGGDA from the coding sequence GTGAGCGCGGTGGATCCGGCGGCGGCGTGGGCCGAGCGGTTCGGTGAGGACGCCGTCCTGAGCGACAGCTTCGGCCAGCAGGTGGTGGACGTTCCGGCGGTGTCCTGGCTGGCCGCCCTGGACTTCGCCCGGACCGAGCTGGGGTGCGACTACTTCGACTGGCTGACCGCCGTCGACGAACTGGAGGAGGGCTTCCGGGTCGTCGCGCACGTCTACTCGATGCAGACCCGCCTGCACCTGCTGATCCGCACCCTGGTGTCCCGGCGGAACCCGCTGCTGCCCAGCGTCACCGGCGTCTACCGGGGCGCGGCCTGGCACGAGCGGGAGACCTACGAGATGTTCGGCGTGGTCTTCGACGGTCACCCGGACCTGCGGCCGCTGCTGCTGCCCGACGGGTTCCAGGGCAACCCGCTGCGCAAGGACTTCGTGCTGGCCGCCCGCGTCGCCAAGCCCTGGCCCGGCGCCAAGGAGCCCGGCGAGAGCGGCGGCGCCCCCAGCCGCCGCCGCGTCCGGCCCCCGGGCGTTCCCGAGGACTGGGGCCCGGCCGCCGCGCAGGCTCCCCGCGCCGGCAGTCCCGGGGAGCCCGGCCGGCCCGCCCGGCGCCCGCGCGGGTCCGAGGACGCGGAACGGCCCGAGCGCGGGCCCCGAGGCGTGGACGGGGGCGGCGATGCTTGA